The Tindallia californiensis genomic sequence TGGATGGAGCCTACTATATTTCCGGCGGATGGAACTATGTCAATGCGGTGGCAGGAATTATAAACATCCTATTGCTTTGTGGCTGGGTAGGGATTAAAAGGAAAGAAAGAAAAAACAGAGTTGATATGGTCTGGCCGGATCTGGGCTCCATGTACATTATGGCCTACGCCCTATGGAATATCTCTTATGTGTATTCCTGTTCTCCCAATAACGCTTTATATTCCGGTTTTGCACTGAACCTGGCACCCATCATCCCTGCTTTTTTCTGGGCTAAAGGAACCTGGATGCAAAACCGAGCCCATACCTTGAGTGTATGGATGATTCTTATTATGACCTTTCCTTACCTATTCGCCGATGGCAGCATGCTTCAGGCCAGCCTAAGCTATCATGCTATCGCAAATTGGAGCCTGGCCATTGCTTCTTTGGGACTTAACGGAACCCTTTTTGTATGGCAAGCAGCAAGAATCCTTAAAACAAAGAAAAACCCTCTCAGAGAAGAAATATGGGTGGGAACCAGTCAGTATCAGGGAGAAGACGAGGTGACAGAAAATGCACGAACTGGGCGTAGTAATAGAAGTGGTCAAGAGTGTTCAACGAGTAGCGCAAGAACATAAGATTACAGAAATCGACACGTTGGTATTACAAATTGGAGAACTTTCATCGATGATTCCCCGATATGTGGAAGCCTGTTATCCAGCAGCGGTGGAGGGAACCCTGCTGGAAAATACAAAACTGGAGATAGAAGTGATTCCGGCCAATGGCCGATGTCGGGGATGTGGTCATTTGTTTCACCTTATCCAGCATCCGGAAAAATGCCCAGGCTGTCAGAGCACCAATTGGGAA encodes the following:
- a CDS encoding DUF5692 family protein, producing the protein MFFFEDLTIINIVTFIVVILAAIGINELLRMSKKISIGIFLVLPFIMTFYWISNDSEVVSWFFWVKVYSALAGSLIYMVVRFTDYPVKHPGYLLLIPGILALNILEAVVREFQVVLAGFHGMVDGAYYISGGWNYVNAVAGIINILLLCGWVGIKRKERKNRVDMVWPDLGSMYIMAYALWNISYVYSCSPNNALYSGFALNLAPIIPAFFWAKGTWMQNRAHTLSVWMILIMTFPYLFADGSMLQASLSYHAIANWSLAIASLGLNGTLFVWQAARILKTKKNPLREEIWVGTSQYQGEDEVTENARTGRSNRSGQECSTSSART
- a CDS encoding hydrogenase maturation nickel metallochaperone HypA/HybF, whose amino-acid sequence is MHELGVVIEVVKSVQRVAQEHKITEIDTLVLQIGELSSMIPRYVEACYPAAVEGTLLENTKLEIEVIPANGRCRGCGHLFHLIQHPEKCPGCQSTNWELLRGKEFFIKEILAR